In a single window of the Bacteroidota bacterium genome:
- a CDS encoding MCE family protein has translation MNKYLKRKLWLGIIVTLSISFFIVGIFFIGRKEEIYVPTFHVNAVFENVNGLREGDFVRYAGAKVGVVDKITFVNDTTINVEMKIEKRMQQFIMKDDIAYIATEGLVGNKLLNISARKKSRQAISDGDILQTIEPFDSESIIAQLLNTSDNAAIITANLASITGKMKADKGIFESLVSDTDARADVQQIIANVKTTSVRLSDLSSHFENLTENLNVSGGVAGALFNDTSLVNELRSTMNDLQKSSAYVSEISKRFSENTIPGAPNTFSLLMNDTAFANDLHQSVTNLKTSTQKLDQNMDALKHSILLRRYFRKPEQK, from the coding sequence ATGAATAAATACCTGAAGCGCAAACTCTGGCTCGGAATTATTGTGACGCTGAGCATAAGTTTTTTTATTGTCGGCATTTTTTTCATTGGGAGAAAAGAAGAGATCTATGTTCCCACATTTCATGTGAATGCAGTCTTTGAAAATGTGAACGGGTTAAGGGAAGGTGATTTTGTAAGATATGCCGGTGCAAAAGTCGGGGTGGTGGATAAGATCACATTTGTGAATGATACGACGATCAACGTAGAGATGAAAATAGAAAAACGCATGCAGCAATTCATCATGAAAGACGATATCGCTTACATAGCGACCGAAGGCCTTGTCGGAAATAAATTACTGAACATCAGCGCCAGAAAAAAAAGCAGGCAGGCGATAAGCGACGGAGATATCCTTCAAACTATTGAACCTTTCGATTCCGAATCGATCATTGCGCAATTACTGAATACGAGTGATAATGCCGCAATCATCACAGCAAATCTTGCTTCCATTACGGGAAAAATGAAAGCTGACAAAGGAATTTTCGAATCGCTGGTTAGCGATACCGACGCACGCGCCGATGTGCAGCAGATTATTGCGAATGTAAAAACGACGAGTGTGAGATTGAGTGATCTTTCCTCGCACTTTGAAAATCTAACCGAGAACCTTAATGTCAGCGGCGGTGTTGCAGGAGCGCTCTTCAACGATACATCGCTGGTGAATGAACTGCGGAGTACCATGAATGATTTGCAGAAAAGCAGCGCCTATGTATCAGAAATCAGCAAGCGTTTCTCGGAGAATACAATACCGGGCGCACCGAATACATTTTCATTATTGATGAATGATACCGCTTTTGCAAATGATCTTCATCAAAGCGTAACAAACCTGAAAACAAGCACACAGAAACTTGATCAGAATATGGACGCGCTGAAACATTCTATTTTGTTGCGGAGATATTTTAGAAAACCGGAACAGAAATAA
- a CDS encoding ABC transporter permease, whose amino-acid sequence MFTAAGQTKFLFRYFKELFIPPFEWNETFNQSFAVIFKSFIPSGITAFVMGIVIVLQSRPSLVEFGAGAYIPSMAAATIIREVGPLITALICAGNIGSGISAELGSMKITEQIDAMEVSGANPFKFLVVTRVTACTLMIPILVIYADGISLLGAYTGANIKGESSIYLFFDQIIEKLKFNDVFPALIKSVLFGFTIGMVSCYQGFNSQNGTVGVGKATNAAVLSSLLFIIIIDMVVVQIANIFNIL is encoded by the coding sequence ATGTTCACTGCTGCCGGACAAACGAAATTCCTGTTCCGCTATTTCAAAGAACTTTTTATTCCGCCATTTGAATGGAATGAAACATTCAACCAATCATTCGCAGTTATTTTCAAATCGTTCATTCCATCCGGCATCACCGCATTTGTAATGGGAATCGTAATCGTTCTTCAATCGCGCCCGTCGCTCGTAGAATTTGGTGCAGGAGCTTACATTCCTTCCATGGCCGCAGCAACGATCATCCGCGAAGTAGGCCCGCTCATCACCGCTCTCATCTGCGCGGGCAACATCGGTTCAGGAATCAGCGCTGAACTCGGATCGATGAAGATCACCGAGCAGATTGATGCGATGGAAGTTTCCGGGGCAAATCCATTTAAATTTCTTGTCGTCACGCGCGTAACTGCATGCACACTCATGATTCCCATTCTCGTGATCTATGCAGATGGAATTTCATTGTTGGGCGCTTACACAGGAGCGAACATAAAAGGTGAAAGCAGTATTTATCTTTTTTTCGACCAGATAATCGAGAAATTAAAATTCAATGATGTTTTTCCTGCGTTGATAAAATCTGTTCTGTTCGGATTCACGATCGGCATGGTGAGTTGTTACCAGGGATTCAATTCGCAGAATGGAACTGTGGGAGTCGGCAAAGCCACGAATGCAGCGGTGCTTTCTTCCCTGCTTTTCATCATCATCATTGATATGGTGGTTGTGCAAATTGCAAACATATTCAACATACTCTGA
- a CDS encoding ATP-binding cassette domain-containing protein → MNNVVAEKKENVISISGLCKSFGDRLVLDHFSMDVHEGENLVVLGKSGSGKSVLIKCIIGLMRPDSGNLLVFNENISRMKPDALDRIRVQVGFLFQSNALYDSMSVRENLEFPLRRHGKDKTRKEITELVKEALENVGLLDAIDMMPAELSGGMKKRIALARTLILKPKIILYDEPTTGLDPVTGKEICHLIVEVQKKYNASSIIISHDINCVKITSNRVVVLIDGKCYTSGTFEKLSESGDPNISQFFY, encoded by the coding sequence ATGAACAATGTTGTTGCGGAAAAAAAAGAAAATGTCATCAGCATTTCCGGCCTGTGCAAATCATTCGGAGATCGCCTTGTATTGGATCATTTTTCAATGGATGTACACGAAGGCGAGAACCTCGTCGTACTTGGCAAATCGGGATCAGGAAAATCGGTTCTGATAAAATGCATCATCGGGCTCATGCGGCCTGACTCCGGCAATCTTTTAGTTTTCAATGAAAATATTTCAAGAATGAAACCGGATGCGCTTGACCGGATACGTGTGCAGGTAGGATTTCTTTTTCAGAGTAATGCATTGTACGATTCCATGTCCGTAAGGGAAAATCTTGAATTCCCCCTGCGTCGTCATGGAAAAGATAAAACGAGAAAAGAGATTACTGAACTCGTGAAGGAAGCGCTGGAAAATGTGGGGCTGCTCGACGCGATCGATATGATGCCCGCAGAATTATCGGGTGGAATGAAAAAAAGAATTGCTCTCGCACGCACACTAATACTGAAACCGAAAATAATTCTTTACGATGAACCCACTACAGGGCTTGACCCGGTTACCGGAAAAGAAATTTGCCATCTCATTGTGGAGGTGCAGAAAAAATACAATGCCAGTTCCATTATCATTTCGCACGACATCAATTGCGTGAAAATTACTTCGAACCGTGTAGTGGTTCTCATTGACGGAAAATGCTACACGAGTGGCACGTTTGAAAAACTTTCCGAATCGGGGGATCCGAATATCAGCCAGTTCTTCTATTGA
- a CDS encoding T9SS type A sorting domain-containing protein, whose product MKKTHVITILFAIVVSYLDAQATIDTCRMKLGMNLTALSFTDVQQPFADLMKTCDVWSTQDTAGFPIGTNTNELSSIPLDANGYPLQLPVNVGGLPRTLFTKMVSGINGYYPAGNYVVLYDGTGTFRFAGSSIYVVNNNNAGRIEINVTPNSTGIYLKIVTSLVTDPVHNVRVLMPGTEFTYSTQPFNTVFTGKIAPFTTLRFMDWNNNNTNTEVQWQNRRLPGFYTQGSTGGLDTLGVAWEYAIQLCNSEGKDCWMNIPTKADNNYITQLATLFRDNLDPGLKIYLEYSNECWNQILSVNNYNYIQTNGTGANHSQKTASFLQNIFSIWSSVFGSAMSTRVVRVAAGRLTQNTTEVSDIMNYLLANGSGADAISVDAYFKWIQTDYTNLINNYCPNATVPDIISITQSRMVSYYPMLVSATQTSLSYGIPLIFYEGGQDVHAGGAPCATTPIYAVQNDPAMFTFYQTWFQKLRDTTNATLFMHFALAGVGTMGALSNIYETTSLKYQALTDYIDSCQAVPLGFNENIPAENSLSIFPDPSTGNFSIEMGMLCGGEALVEIYDLQGQVVYSETKNIPAGQKIISINDPALQEGIYFIRITENEKIFKTKFVVEK is encoded by the coding sequence ATGAAAAAAACACACGTGATCACGATTTTGTTCGCAATCGTTGTAAGTTATCTCGATGCACAAGCGACAATTGATACCTGCAGGATGAAACTGGGAATGAATCTTACTGCGCTCAGTTTTACTGATGTTCAGCAACCATTCGCCGACCTGATGAAAACCTGTGATGTGTGGTCTACCCAGGACACTGCAGGATTTCCGATCGGCACAAATACGAATGAACTGAGTTCAATTCCACTCGACGCGAATGGTTACCCGTTGCAACTTCCGGTTAACGTTGGCGGATTACCAAGAACTCTTTTTACAAAAATGGTAAGTGGAATTAATGGATATTATCCTGCCGGAAATTATGTGGTGCTCTACGACGGAACAGGAACTTTTCGTTTTGCCGGTTCTTCGATTTATGTGGTCAATAATAACAATGCAGGAAGAATTGAAATTAATGTAACGCCGAACAGCACCGGCATTTATCTGAAGATTGTTACTTCATTGGTAACCGATCCGGTTCATAATGTCCGCGTACTTATGCCGGGAACTGAATTCACTTATTCTACGCAACCCTTCAACACCGTATTTACCGGGAAGATCGCTCCGTTCACCACGTTACGTTTTATGGATTGGAACAATAACAACACGAATACTGAAGTTCAATGGCAGAACAGGAGATTGCCCGGTTTTTATACGCAGGGATCCACGGGCGGACTTGATACACTCGGTGTTGCCTGGGAATATGCGATACAACTTTGTAACAGCGAGGGAAAAGATTGCTGGATGAATATTCCGACGAAGGCCGACAATAATTACATCACACAGCTTGCGACATTGTTCCGCGATAATCTTGATCCAGGCCTGAAAATTTATCTCGAATATTCCAATGAATGCTGGAACCAGATCTTGTCAGTCAATAATTATAATTACATCCAGACAAACGGAACCGGCGCGAATCACTCACAGAAAACAGCTTCTTTCCTGCAAAATATTTTTTCTATATGGTCGTCTGTTTTCGGCAGCGCAATGTCGACTCGTGTCGTGCGCGTAGCTGCGGGAAGGCTCACCCAAAACACTACAGAAGTTTCTGATATTATGAATTACCTTCTTGCAAATGGAAGTGGCGCAGATGCGATCTCGGTGGATGCTTATTTCAAATGGATACAGACCGACTATACCAATCTCATTAATAATTATTGTCCGAATGCAACGGTGCCTGATATTATTTCCATCACACAGAGCAGAATGGTTTCTTACTACCCGATGCTTGTAAGTGCGACACAAACATCTCTTTCATACGGAATACCGCTCATCTTTTATGAAGGCGGCCAGGATGTTCATGCCGGTGGAGCTCCGTGTGCGACTACCCCGATCTATGCGGTACAGAATGACCCGGCGATGTTTACGTTTTATCAAACCTGGTTTCAGAAATTGCGTGATACTACGAACGCAACACTCTTCATGCACTTCGCGCTCGCGGGAGTGGGTACGATGGGTGCCCTCAGCAATATTTATGAAACAACTTCGCTGAAATACCAGGCGCTCACAGATTACATTGATAGTTGCCAGGCAGTGCCTCTTGGCTTCAATGAAAATATTCCCGCGGAGAATTCCCTGAGTATTTTCCCTGATCCATCGACTGGAAATTTTTCGATCGAAATGGGAATGCTGTGTGGAGGAGAAGCGCTCGTGGAAATTTATGATCTGCAGGGGCAAGTGGTGTATTCCGAAACAAAAAATATTCCTGCCGGCCAGAAAATTATTTCCATTAACGATCCAGCATTGCAGGAGGGAATTTATTTCATCCGCATAACGGAGAATGAGAAGATCTTCAAAACAAAATTTGTGGTGGAGAAATGA
- the pckA gene encoding phosphoenolpyruvate carboxykinase (ATP), with product MKEYGPKGKNNSLPALGITNAKTIYWNQTPQQLVDATLNAKQGSLCDTGAIAVDTGEFTGRSPKDKFCVADAITENSVWWGDINIKFTPEKFDALHKRVTDYLAEKEIWVRDSYACADPEYRLNIRVITEYAWSNLFANNLFLRPAENEIENFKPDWHIICAPGFKADPKIDGTRQHNFAILNLTKKIILIGGTGYTGEIKKGIFTLLNYILPHEKGVLSMHCSANEGVNGDTAIFFGLSGTGKTTLSADPKRKLIGDDEHGWSEKTVFNFEGGCYAKCIDLSKEKEPEIWDAIKTGALLENIEFLPGTNTVDFSSTKKTENTRVAYPIHHIANAKEPSIGSAPKNIFFLTADAFGVLPPISKLNTAQAMYNFISGYTAKVAGTEMGITEPQTTFSACFGKAFLPLHPGKYAELLGKKLKANPDINVWLVNTGWTGGAYGVGSRIKLSYTRALITAALEGKLANTEFQSLPVFNLSYPKSCPNVPTEILNPRDTWKDKAAYDATANKLAAQFVKNFEQYASGVSKEILDAAPKAQMVNA from the coding sequence ATGAAAGAATACGGTCCAAAAGGCAAAAACAATTCTCTTCCCGCTCTTGGAATTACAAATGCAAAAACAATTTACTGGAATCAAACACCGCAACAATTGGTGGATGCGACGTTGAATGCAAAGCAGGGATCGCTTTGTGACACGGGCGCGATCGCTGTCGATACCGGCGAATTTACCGGCCGCTCGCCGAAAGATAAATTCTGTGTGGCGGATGCCATCACTGAAAATTCTGTCTGGTGGGGCGACATCAATATTAAATTCACTCCCGAAAAATTTGACGCACTTCATAAACGCGTGACGGATTATCTCGCAGAAAAAGAAATATGGGTGCGCGATTCCTATGCTTGTGCCGATCCGGAATATCGTTTAAACATTCGCGTGATCACAGAATATGCGTGGTCGAATCTATTTGCGAATAATCTTTTTCTCCGCCCGGCTGAAAATGAAATAGAAAATTTCAAACCCGACTGGCACATCATCTGCGCACCGGGATTCAAAGCCGATCCGAAAATTGACGGAACACGCCAGCATAATTTTGCCATTCTCAATCTCACGAAAAAAATAATTCTCATTGGAGGAACGGGCTACACCGGTGAGATCAAAAAAGGAATTTTTACTCTGCTGAATTATATTCTTCCGCACGAAAAAGGAGTGCTTTCCATGCATTGCTCGGCTAATGAAGGAGTGAATGGCGATACTGCAATTTTCTTCGGACTTTCAGGAACGGGCAAAACAACTTTGTCGGCCGATCCGAAAAGAAAACTCATCGGTGATGATGAACACGGCTGGAGCGAGAAAACGGTTTTCAATTTCGAAGGCGGTTGTTATGCGAAATGTATCGATCTGTCAAAAGAAAAAGAACCGGAAATATGGGATGCAATAAAAACAGGAGCGCTCCTCGAAAATATTGAATTCCTTCCCGGCACGAACACCGTTGATTTTTCGAGCACGAAAAAAACAGAGAACACGCGCGTTGCTTACCCGATCCATCACATTGCAAATGCAAAAGAGCCATCGATAGGATCCGCACCAAAAAATATTTTCTTTCTTACGGCAGATGCTTTCGGTGTGCTCCCTCCTATTTCAAAACTGAATACGGCACAGGCGATGTACAATTTCATTTCGGGTTACACAGCGAAAGTTGCTGGAACTGAAATGGGAATTACAGAACCGCAAACTACTTTCTCCGCTTGTTTCGGAAAAGCTTTTCTTCCTTTGCATCCGGGAAAATATGCGGAGCTGCTCGGAAAAAAATTAAAAGCAAATCCGGATATCAATGTGTGGCTCGTGAATACCGGATGGACCGGCGGAGCTTATGGCGTTGGTTCGCGCATCAAACTTTCTTACACGCGCGCACTCATCACAGCCGCACTTGAGGGAAAACTTGCGAATACAGAATTTCAATCTTTGCCGGTTTTCAATCTTTCTTATCCGAAATCGTGTCCGAATGTTCCAACAGAAATTCTTAATCCGCGCGACACGTGGAAAGATAAAGCAGCGTACGATGCCACTGCAAATAAACTCGCGGCACAGTTCGTAAAAAATTTCGAGCAATACGCTTCCGGAGTTTCAAAAGAAATTTTAGATGCCGCGCCGAAAGCGCAGATGGTGAATGCATAG
- a CDS encoding YncE family protein — MKKFFLLATTFISITSFAQLTGMHVLDTFHIKSDGGWDYIAVNHEMNRVYVSHGTQVNILNETTGDSVGIIPNTTGVHGIAWDAALNKGFTSNGRINSVTEFDLKTNAVLKQIPVGENPDAILFDPFTKMIYTCNGRSSNMSVIDPAKDTVVATISLDGRPETAVWDSTGKIYVNLEDKSRIQVIDAMTNKVTDTWKLGSGESPSGLAIDRKKGRLFSGCENKLMIVLDVKSGKIISEVPIGDGCDGTAFDPGTGNAYSSNGEGTLTVVHENADGKYFVTETVATKKGARTLSVDTFNHKIFLPTADLGEIPEATKDNPRPRPKKIPGTFCVLVVGI; from the coding sequence ATGAAAAAATTTTTTCTCCTCGCAACAACTTTCATCAGCATCACATCATTCGCCCAACTCACGGGCATGCACGTGCTCGACACATTTCACATCAAAAGTGATGGCGGCTGGGATTACATTGCGGTGAATCATGAAATGAATCGCGTGTACGTGTCGCACGGTACACAAGTGAATATTCTCAATGAAACAACCGGCGATTCTGTTGGAATAATTCCGAATACAACCGGCGTGCACGGCATTGCGTGGGATGCAGCGCTCAACAAAGGATTCACAAGTAACGGAAGAATAAATTCGGTCACAGAATTCGATCTGAAAACAAATGCTGTGCTGAAACAAATTCCTGTAGGAGAAAATCCGGATGCGATCCTATTCGACCCGTTTACAAAAATGATCTACACCTGCAACGGAAGAAGCAGCAACATGAGTGTGATCGATCCTGCGAAAGACACAGTGGTCGCAACAATTTCTCTCGATGGAAGACCGGAAACAGCAGTGTGGGACAGCACCGGAAAAATTTATGTGAATCTCGAAGACAAAAGCAGAATCCAGGTGATCGATGCAATGACAAATAAAGTAACAGACACCTGGAAACTCGGTTCAGGAGAATCTCCATCGGGATTGGCGATCGACCGGAAAAAAGGCAGATTATTTTCCGGCTGCGAAAATAAATTGATGATCGTGCTCGATGTAAAATCAGGAAAAATAATTTCTGAAGTTCCCATTGGCGATGGATGCGATGGAACTGCTTTCGATCCCGGAACAGGAAATGCATACAGCTCGAACGGGGAAGGAACATTGACCGTAGTGCATGAAAACGCCGATGGAAAATATTTTGTTACAGAAACAGTGGCCACAAAAAAAGGCGCACGCACACTGAGCGTGGATACTTTTAACCACAAAATATTTTTACCGACTGCAGATCTCGGTGAAATACCCGAGGCGACAAAAGACAACCCTCGTCCCCGTCCGAAAAAAATTCCAGGAACTTTCTGTGTGCTGGTGGTAGGAATATAA